A single region of the Arthrobacter sp. PAMC25564 genome encodes:
- a CDS encoding DUF4177 domain-containing protein, with translation MTKWEYATIPLIIHATKQILDQWGEDGWELVQVVPGPDGNGLVAYLKREKQ, from the coding sequence ATGACCAAATGGGAGTACGCCACGATTCCGCTCATCATCCATGCCACCAAGCAGATCCTGGACCAGTGGGGCGAGGACGGCTGGGAGCTTGTCCAGGTTGTTCCGGGCCCTGACGGAAACGGACTGGTCGCCTACCTGAAGAGGGAGAAGCAGTAG